From Rickettsia endosymbiont of Ceutorhynchus obstrictus, a single genomic window includes:
- a CDS encoding Txe/YoeB family addiction module toxin: protein MKVIWSDEALEQLEFWKRNNPQIIKRIQLLIDNIILTPCTGKGKPEPLKYNLSGFWSRRIDNEHRLVYSFNKKTQIIEIESCKGHY, encoded by the coding sequence TTGAAAGTCATTTGGTCTGATGAAGCTTTAGAGCAGTTAGAGTTTTGGAAACGTAATAACCCTCAAATAATTAAACGAATCCAGCTTTTGATAGATAATATTATTCTAACTCCTTGCACTGGAAAAGGAAAACCGGAGCCTTTAAAATATAACTTAAGCGGCTTTTGGTCTCGAAGAATAGATAATGAGCATAGATTAGTATATTCTTTTAATAAAAAAACTCAAATTATAGAAATAGAAAGCTGCAAAGGACATTATTAA
- a CDS encoding Panacea domain-containing protein has product MDTNQKDSILSCFDVANYFLVLIDREAGDIITQLKLQKLIYFAQGIHLALFDKPLFNEEIEAWEFGPVAPKLRIPFGNLKRVPIPAPGEMDFDIYTEQQKHFIYKIYSIYGEISAHRLSDLTHMHSIWQEAIERKDTTITKQEMHKFFQKFFTDTYTKDNFLLLLPKDIEEIENAEDQWWMNYDSGVPAEDITEQLLKAKQKKEGKKIESHLV; this is encoded by the coding sequence ATGGATACAAATCAAAAAGATTCAATATTAAGTTGTTTCGATGTAGCTAATTATTTTCTGGTTTTAATAGATAGAGAAGCCGGAGATATTATAACTCAATTAAAGTTGCAAAAATTAATCTATTTTGCTCAAGGCATTCACCTTGCTTTATTTGATAAACCGCTTTTTAATGAAGAGATTGAAGCTTGGGAATTCGGACCGGTAGCACCAAAATTACGTATACCGTTTGGCAACCTAAAAAGAGTACCAATTCCAGCTCCTGGTGAAATGGACTTTGATATTTATACTGAGCAACAAAAACACTTCATTTATAAAATATATTCCATATATGGTGAAATTTCAGCACATCGTTTAAGTGACTTAACTCATATGCATTCTATTTGGCAAGAAGCAATAGAAAGAAAAGACACAACAATTACTAAGCAAGAAATGCATAAATTTTTTCAAAAGTTTTTTACTGATACTTATACCAAAGATAATTTTTTATTACTGCTTCCAAAAGATATAGAAGAAATAGAAAACGCTGAAGATCAATGGTGGATGAATTATGATAGTGGTGTACCTGCCGAAGATATTACAGAGCAGCTCTTAAAAGCTAAACAGAAAAAAGAAGGTAAAAAAATTGAAAGTCATTTGGTCTGA
- a CDS encoding DnaA N-terminal domain-containing protein, which yields MSKIVTPFDAISIKNSNSSDTIFYNIVGNFIPPEWRTLTSSEGKVLSKSARQVLSLIVSRLQNDKILEGANDELNELQESYYYFEQLIGVCQKRIRQCLLELHDGGFIKLTLNTVVKHYVKCRNVPCIKLVKKFEPYKKNISTEPEKNFGLTENNFQQDNIIDISISKYKYRDKDIDIDKSNFVNKNLEISNKNDPAKTPTPPSEANSHSTDSGSSASAPPPASSNPISTLIDKAKKWCGGRKLSEFHPLTEEEAGILRLRSNREFNLSYMNKLLMKLAEQYPNNKFYNKKAVLNYMAKALTYELRQAPVVNNEGFRFKTDEATKARDEYLAEKEYSLGTSQKAQLERKIAAVFEPDIAEPLLRSCEFSKIASEAYQLKLTKNITLSDYVKTRLLQEIQAVYGQEIQRLEILPFTGNAPKQTAKTLSNGYIGLAGLNPNSIWYKVRQYLIAHYGEAVDKSWFSRLEAVEENNDSKQIKLKPETPFIGSWITGNYAQALRAACESYNFTFELVKA from the coding sequence ATGTCAAAAATAGTTACACCTTTTGACGCAATTTCTATTAAAAATTCTAATTCTAGCGATACCATTTTTTATAATATAGTCGGTAATTTCATCCCTCCTGAGTGGCGTACGCTGACCTCTAGCGAGGGTAAAGTTTTAAGTAAATCCGCACGGCAAGTTTTATCATTGATAGTTTCGCGATTACAAAACGATAAGATTTTAGAGGGGGCAAATGATGAATTAAATGAATTGCAGGAAAGTTATTATTATTTTGAGCAGCTAATAGGGGTATGTCAGAAACGTATAAGGCAGTGCTTGCTTGAATTGCATGACGGCGGTTTTATTAAGCTTACTTTAAATACAGTGGTAAAACATTATGTAAAATGCCGTAATGTGCCGTGTATAAAGCTGGTAAAAAAATTTGAACCTTATAAGAAAAATATTTCCACTGAACCGGAAAAAAATTTCGGGTTAACCGAAAATAATTTTCAACAAGACAATATAATAGATATATCTATATCTAAGTATAAATATAGAGATAAAGATATAGATATAGATAAATCTAATTTTGTTAATAAAAATTTAGAAATAAGTAATAAAAACGACCCGGCAAAAACTCCTACACCCCCGTCAGAAGCAAATTCTCACTCCACCGATTCCGGTTCTAGTGCTTCCGCTCCCCCTCCTGCTTCCTCTAATCCCATTTCTACGCTTATCGATAAGGCAAAAAAATGGTGTGGTGGTAGGAAATTATCCGAATTCCATCCGTTAACCGAAGAAGAGGCAGGCATATTGCGGCTTCGATCAAATCGAGAATTTAACTTAAGCTATATGAATAAATTACTGATGAAACTTGCTGAGCAATACCCAAATAATAAATTTTATAACAAAAAAGCGGTTTTAAATTACATGGCTAAAGCTTTGACTTATGAGCTGCGACAAGCACCGGTCGTGAATAATGAGGGCTTTAGGTTTAAAACGGATGAAGCTACTAAAGCACGAGATGAGTATTTAGCTGAAAAAGAATATAGCTTAGGTACAAGTCAAAAGGCACAATTAGAGCGAAAGATAGCGGCAGTTTTTGAACCGGATATCGCTGAGCCTTTATTACGCTCTTGTGAGTTTTCTAAAATTGCCTCGGAGGCTTATCAACTAAAATTAACAAAAAATATTACTTTGTCCGATTATGTTAAAACTCGATTGCTTCAAGAAATACAAGCGGTGTATGGGCAGGAAATACAGCGTTTGGAAATCTTGCCTTTTACCGGCAATGCGCCTAAACAAACAGCAAAAACGCTTAGCAACGGCTATATCGGGCTTGCGGGGTTAAATCCTAATTCGATATGGTATAAAGTAAGGCAATATTTGATAGCACATTACGGCGAGGCTGTGGATAAATCTTGGTTTAGTAGATTAGAAGCGGTTGAAGAAAATAACGATTCAAAACAAATAAAACTTAAACCGGAAACACCTTTTATCGGTAGCTGGATTACAGGCAACTACGCCCAAGCACTAAGGGCGGCTTGCGAAAGTTATAATTTTACTTTTGAATTAGTAAAAGCCTAA